In Phycisphaerales bacterium, one genomic interval encodes:
- a CDS encoding ankyrin repeat domain-containing protein: protein MNGLDRIVTGVVLGLAVFAAGCDKKEASAPNPEAPAKDATTQPDKNSNADTGKSPAQLALAAAAADGNTPSRQATQSTGVNRSLPNGAIPMDQAQRIRAEQQEARSRALQARESGRLNIASEVDSGQNDPGKTKPGKSSGEQLASPGKTTPPAAIDPSLRDPENLPGWAVTTSPRTTPSGLQFYDIDGGVGFSPATSASRVTVHYTGYLPDGTKFDSSVDRGRPSTFALNGVISGWTEGVGSMRVGGKRKLVIPAPLAYGEAGRPPTIPANSTLVFDIELIQVHDAAGQADGQPVTINNPAGEPAEPASTEVMLELTPASLDLGNVAAKQLGSGPVKLTNISDKPITIERAKTNCGCTTSDFVPNTVLQPGESSEITINLRGASKAVPVTKTVTFMVKDAAPVKMQVSLNTILYVTATPEEYDNVLNPDGKITLRAVDDQPFAIVSVSPPIVGEFSSEEAVEHELTLPWDSYWQNVTTVGGGKMLNIHTTHPLAEQVSLRVKLDPDGRAQLNDIIKDRVQASAPGRTPGQQSVGAQRNELSSLVKRGDVDRLKELIDGGADVNTRGKSGVTLLGQASQNGNIEMVEFLIDSGAELETADQVGRTPLMTASQAKDAAVTRALLEAGADVRARDPFVGNALSWHAAFGSADSVQELVDFGSDVEVVSDQTGFTPLVWASGFGDSEAVTILIDAGARLDVVDVTDGSSALHHAAKTGSVAHLQALINGNANLEMIDRNGKTALHAAAGHRNGGVDKIRLLVESGANIDAKDNRGLTAFEIARDERSDGGKTAVVEYLETASRAGSEQPTEEPSADDSDADSGSE from the coding sequence GTGAATGGTCTCGATCGAATCGTAACGGGCGTTGTACTAGGTCTAGCTGTATTTGCCGCAGGCTGTGACAAGAAAGAAGCAAGCGCACCAAATCCGGAAGCGCCAGCGAAGGATGCGACAACGCAGCCTGACAAAAACAGTAATGCAGATACGGGCAAAAGCCCCGCTCAGTTGGCATTAGCTGCTGCTGCTGCTGATGGAAATACACCTAGTCGGCAGGCAACTCAATCGACTGGTGTGAACAGGTCATTACCAAATGGTGCGATCCCAATGGATCAGGCACAGCGGATCCGAGCCGAACAGCAGGAAGCGCGGAGTCGTGCCCTTCAGGCGAGAGAGTCCGGCAGGCTGAACATTGCCTCTGAAGTTGACTCAGGCCAAAACGATCCGGGCAAAACCAAACCAGGTAAATCGAGCGGTGAGCAATTAGCATCGCCTGGAAAGACCACGCCCCCAGCTGCAATTGATCCAAGTCTTAGAGATCCCGAAAATCTTCCGGGATGGGCTGTCACAACTTCGCCAAGGACCACGCCCAGCGGCCTTCAGTTTTATGATATTGACGGCGGGGTTGGTTTTTCACCAGCGACTTCAGCCAGCCGAGTGACGGTGCATTACACCGGCTACCTACCGGACGGCACAAAGTTCGATAGTTCAGTTGATCGGGGGCGTCCCAGTACCTTCGCACTGAATGGTGTTATTTCGGGCTGGACCGAAGGTGTTGGCTCGATGCGGGTTGGTGGAAAACGCAAGCTCGTGATCCCCGCGCCATTGGCCTACGGTGAGGCTGGTCGCCCACCCACAATTCCAGCAAACTCAACACTTGTGTTTGATATTGAGCTCATTCAAGTGCATGACGCTGCTGGGCAAGCAGATGGTCAACCAGTGACGATCAACAATCCAGCTGGTGAGCCCGCTGAACCAGCCAGTACAGAAGTTATGTTGGAGCTAACGCCTGCGTCACTGGATCTTGGAAACGTTGCTGCCAAGCAACTGGGTTCTGGCCCTGTCAAACTTACAAATATTAGTGATAAGCCAATTACAATTGAACGAGCGAAGACGAATTGCGGCTGCACAACTAGCGATTTTGTTCCAAATACCGTTTTGCAACCAGGCGAGTCTTCTGAAATTACAATCAATCTGCGTGGTGCTTCAAAGGCAGTTCCCGTCACAAAGACGGTCACCTTTATGGTCAAAGATGCAGCGCCTGTAAAAATGCAGGTGAGTTTGAATACGATTTTATATGTGACAGCAACTCCGGAAGAATACGACAACGTTTTGAATCCGGATGGCAAGATTACCCTTAGAGCAGTGGACGATCAGCCGTTCGCGATCGTGAGTGTTTCACCCCCGATTGTGGGCGAGTTTAGTTCTGAGGAGGCCGTTGAACATGAACTCACACTGCCTTGGGACAGTTACTGGCAGAATGTGACAACTGTGGGTGGCGGCAAAATGCTGAATATTCACACAACGCACCCATTAGCGGAGCAGGTTTCTCTTCGCGTCAAACTAGATCCTGATGGAAGAGCGCAGCTGAACGACATCATCAAGGACCGTGTACAGGCATCAGCACCAGGCCGAACACCAGGTCAACAGAGTGTTGGGGCCCAGCGCAATGAGCTGAGTTCGTTAGTGAAGCGTGGCGATGTCGATCGTTTGAAAGAGCTGATTGATGGTGGTGCTGACGTAAACACACGTGGCAAGTCAGGCGTGACGCTGCTCGGGCAGGCTTCTCAGAACGGCAATATTGAGATGGTTGAGTTCCTGATTGATTCAGGCGCAGAGCTTGAGACAGCTGATCAGGTTGGCCGTACGCCACTGATGACAGCTAGTCAGGCGAAGGATGCAGCTGTTACGCGTGCACTTCTAGAGGCTGGTGCAGATGTTCGTGCACGTGATCCATTCGTTGGCAATGCACTTTCATGGCACGCTGCTTTCGGGAGTGCTGATAGCGTGCAAGAGTTGGTTGACTTTGGATCTGATGTCGAAGTAGTGAGTGATCAGACTGGATTTACGCCACTTGTTTGGGCATCCGGTTTTGGTGATTCAGAAGCAGTAACAATTCTCATCGATGCTGGTGCACGACTGGATGTTGTCGATGTGACTGATGGCTCTTCTGCATTGCACCATGCAGCGAAAACAGGTTCAGTAGCTCACCTTCAGGCACTTATCAATGGCAATGCAAATTTGGAGATGATTGATCGCAATGGCAAGACGGCATTGCACGCAGCAGCGGGTCATCGTAATGGTGGTGTTGACAAGATTCGACTACTCGTTGAATCAGGAGCCAATATCGATGCAAAGGACAACCGTGGGTTGACTGCATTTGAAATCGCAAGAGATGAGCGATCCGATGGTGGTAAAACCGCTGTGGTTGAATACCTGGAAACTGCTTCCAGAGCAGGTTCTGAACAACCTACAGAAGAGCCATCCGCAGACGATTCTGATGCCGACAGCGGCAGCGAATAA
- a CDS encoding anhydro-N-acetylmuramic acid kinase — protein sequence MDKPVVQHRQAIGVMTGTSMDGADAALVSFEGSGLNLKARFEAHHFVSMGDLADRLRAASLGVAQTAVQWGQLSQDLAKVCSEAIAGVLDKQYQPDIIAVHGQTLFHVPPLSLQLMNAAPIAQQFGIPVISDLRQADLAAGGQGAPITPLADWVFFRHPNKPRLIVNLGGFANVTSLPLASTDATIDGIAGFDCCSCNQLLDGLARVRLNASYDLDGKAALRGRVDDPVLNAAVDILCEQRRQRRSLGSGDELPPKLEQLFTHLSPDDSQATATAAVATSIADSLQEFVDRDSTSEVLVAGGGAHNVALLELLGEALQRPIRRTSEFGIPIEAREAAAMAALGILSSDGISISLPQITGCSQPAPLAGVWSFVSRP from the coding sequence ATGGACAAGCCAGTGGTTCAACACCGACAAGCAATTGGAGTGATGACCGGTACAAGCATGGACGGTGCTGATGCAGCATTGGTGTCATTCGAGGGCTCTGGCCTGAATCTCAAGGCACGCTTCGAGGCTCATCATTTTGTGTCCATGGGTGATCTGGCAGACCGGCTACGAGCAGCATCCCTGGGTGTGGCACAAACGGCAGTGCAATGGGGCCAACTGAGTCAGGATCTAGCCAAAGTATGCAGTGAGGCGATTGCTGGCGTGCTCGATAAGCAGTATCAGCCCGACATCATTGCCGTTCATGGGCAGACGCTCTTCCATGTCCCACCACTCTCTTTACAGTTAATGAATGCAGCGCCAATTGCTCAGCAGTTTGGCATTCCAGTCATTTCTGATCTGCGCCAGGCTGATCTTGCAGCAGGTGGGCAAGGGGCGCCAATTACACCGTTGGCAGACTGGGTCTTTTTTCGTCATCCAAATAAGCCTCGCTTGATTGTGAATTTAGGTGGTTTTGCGAATGTGACATCGTTGCCTTTAGCTAGCACAGACGCCACCATTGATGGTATTGCCGGCTTCGATTGCTGTAGTTGTAATCAACTGCTTGATGGACTGGCTCGAGTACGTCTCAATGCTTCCTATGATTTAGATGGGAAAGCTGCCTTGCGAGGTAGGGTTGACGATCCAGTGCTCAATGCGGCAGTAGACATTCTCTGTGAGCAACGCCGGCAAAGAAGATCACTTGGCTCAGGTGATGAACTTCCACCAAAACTAGAACAGCTCTTTACACATCTTTCGCCTGACGATTCTCAGGCCACGGCGACCGCAGCGGTAGCAACAAGTATTGCTGATAGTTTGCAGGAGTTTGTTGACCGTGACAGCACAAGCGAAGTTCTCGTTGCTGGTGGTGGGGCACATAACGTCGCTTTACTAGAGTTGCTGGGGGAAGCCCTTCAAAGACCTATTCGGCGCACTAGTGAATTTGGCATTCCTATTGAAGCACGTGAAGCGGCAGCAATGGCAGCTCTGGGTATTTTGAGTAGCGATGGCATCAGTATCTCACTGCCGCAGATTACCGGCTGCAGCCAACCAGCACCGCTGGCTGGTGTTTGGTCATTCGTAAGCAGACCTTAA
- a CDS encoding SDR family oxidoreductase: MSKRILVTGGAGFLGSHLCDRLIERGDEVICLDNFFTGTRSNIAHLIDHKQFSVIEHDIIEPAYIDVDQIYNLACPAAPGHYQYDPIYTTKTSFLGTWHMLGLATRCKARFLQASTSEVYGDPDVDPQPETYRGAVNPIGPRACYDEGKRAAESLIFDYHRQHKVCIKVARIFNTYGPRMHPFDGRVVSNFIRQAIHGEDLTLYGDGQQTRAFCYVSDLVSGLMALMDSTDEVTGPINLGNPGVFTIRQLAEMVAAQTDNKSEIVQTRPLPVDDPKDRRPDITLAGKMLQWEPSIPLEDGLARTIEWFKSININDYEPPTPNY, from the coding sequence ATGAGTAAACGAATCCTTGTCACAGGCGGTGCTGGCTTCCTAGGTTCTCACCTCTGCGATCGCCTGATTGAACGAGGTGACGAAGTGATCTGCCTCGATAATTTCTTCACAGGGACGCGATCTAATATCGCTCACCTCATTGATCACAAGCAGTTCAGTGTCATAGAACATGACATTATCGAGCCGGCTTATATCGATGTTGACCAGATTTATAATTTAGCCTGCCCTGCGGCACCTGGGCACTATCAATACGATCCTATTTACACCACCAAGACGTCCTTTCTTGGCACCTGGCATATGCTTGGTTTGGCAACACGGTGCAAAGCACGATTCCTGCAAGCCTCAACCAGCGAGGTCTATGGTGATCCAGATGTTGACCCACAGCCTGAAACCTATAGAGGCGCTGTGAATCCTATCGGCCCACGCGCCTGTTATGACGAAGGAAAACGCGCCGCTGAATCTCTGATTTTCGATTACCACCGGCAACATAAAGTCTGCATTAAGGTGGCGCGCATCTTCAACACCTATGGGCCTCGGATGCATCCATTCGATGGACGTGTTGTCAGTAACTTCATTCGCCAAGCAATACACGGCGAGGACCTCACGCTCTATGGCGATGGCCAGCAAACCCGTGCCTTTTGCTACGTCAGTGATCTCGTCAGCGGTCTCATGGCATTGATGGACTCAACAGATGAGGTGACCGGCCCCATCAATTTAGGTAATCCCGGAGTGTTCACGATTCGCCAGCTTGCAGAAATGGTTGCCGCCCAAACAGACAACAAGAGTGAGATTGTTCAGACCCGGCCTCTACCAGTTGATGATCCGAAAGACCGTCGCCCTGATATTACTCTTGCCGGCAAGATGCTCCAGTGGGAGCCAAGCATCCCACTTGAAGATGGTCTCGCTAGAACGATTGAGTGGTTCAAGTCGATCAATATCAATGACTATGAACCGCCCACTCCGAACTACTAG
- the recA gene encoding recombinase RecA, giving the protein MVFATKSKQSKNAGTIDTNKPPLATAGGRLKGHKANGTKGKLAKEGKDVARKTSGGAAKGSKKKTSQDQTGVPSEGLDRAIGQIDKMFGIGSIMRLDGVPKVVQGTSTGTLSLDLALGGRGVPRGRVVEVYGPESSGKTTLALTVVASAQKAGGVAAFIDAEHALDPSWARRIGVELEDLLVSQPDTGEQALEICELLVRSNAVDVVVIDSVAALIPRAEIEGEMGASHVGLQARLMSQALRKLTGAIAKSDCTVIFINQLREKIGVMFGSPETTPGGRALKFYSSVRIDIRRISAIKDGDENVGNRVRARVVKNKLAPPFRDAEFDIMFNEGISASGDLLDLAVTEGIVQKSGAWFSKGGLRLGQGRENSKAFLRENPDLFAEIKHEILKQKGLLDTGENPTTEVDVNEVPHVEVETKPEGELTNA; this is encoded by the coding sequence ATGGTTTTTGCCACGAAGTCAAAGCAGTCGAAGAACGCAGGTACAATAGACACCAATAAGCCCCCATTAGCAACGGCAGGAGGCCGTTTGAAAGGCCATAAGGCCAATGGGACCAAGGGAAAGCTCGCAAAAGAGGGCAAGGACGTGGCAAGAAAGACGAGCGGCGGAGCCGCAAAGGGTAGTAAAAAGAAGACATCCCAAGACCAAACAGGTGTTCCGAGTGAGGGACTCGACCGAGCCATTGGCCAAATAGACAAGATGTTCGGAATCGGTTCGATCATGCGGCTCGATGGAGTACCTAAGGTCGTGCAAGGCACCTCTACAGGTACCTTAAGCCTTGATCTGGCCTTGGGTGGACGTGGTGTTCCCCGTGGCCGAGTTGTGGAGGTCTATGGGCCTGAGTCATCAGGTAAGACCACTTTAGCTCTCACCGTTGTAGCCAGCGCACAGAAGGCAGGTGGGGTGGCTGCATTCATTGATGCTGAACATGCGCTAGATCCAAGTTGGGCCCGGCGTATTGGCGTGGAATTAGAAGATCTTTTGGTTTCTCAGCCAGATACGGGTGAGCAGGCTTTAGAAATCTGTGAACTTTTGGTTCGCTCTAATGCTGTTGATGTTGTGGTTATTGATTCAGTGGCAGCATTGATTCCAAGAGCGGAAATTGAAGGCGAAATGGGCGCAAGTCATGTTGGTCTGCAGGCGCGGCTTATGAGTCAAGCGCTACGCAAGCTGACGGGCGCGATTGCAAAGAGTGACTGTACGGTGATCTTCATCAATCAGCTTCGTGAGAAGATCGGTGTCATGTTTGGCAGCCCTGAAACGACACCAGGTGGACGTGCCTTAAAGTTCTACTCATCGGTTCGTATAGATATTCGACGTATCAGTGCCATCAAAGACGGTGATGAAAATGTCGGAAACCGTGTGCGAGCTCGTGTTGTTAAAAATAAGTTGGCGCCACCATTCCGTGATGCTGAGTTTGACATTATGTTTAATGAAGGAATTAGTGCTTCAGGTGATCTACTAGATCTGGCGGTGACAGAGGGGATTGTTCAGAAGTCAGGTGCTTGGTTTAGCAAGGGAGGTCTGCGGCTAGGCCAAGGGCGTGAGAACTCTAAGGCATTCTTACGCGAGAACCCAGATTTGTTCGCAGAGATTAAGCATGAGATTCTTAAACAAAAAGGATTGCTTGATACTGGGGAAAATCCTACCACCGAAGTTGATGTAAACGAGGTGCCTCATGTGGAAGTTGAGACGAAGCCAGAAGGTGAATTAACGAACGCCTAG
- a CDS encoding carboxypeptidase M32 — protein MSTATSVPPSKTSYPMCYTKLITLARENDLIGGSLSMLGWDQEVLMPEGGLAYRSDQLALLAKIEHEMGTSKEFADALAECEADNDLTSDPMSVTAVNLREFRWALDRRTKLPAALVQEEAKLSSEGMHTWKKARANKNFSEFAPVLSKIIDMLRRKAACYGWAEGGEPWDALAEDYEPGCTAAWVESVFTPLRKQLQGLLDDIMGSSHGPSNAFNEVAIPVSEQKLFVHKVAEQFGFDFSRGRLDESTHPFCSGSHCNDIRMTTRFHEANVNDALGSTMHEVGHGLYEQGLLTKHIGTPMGRAVSLGIHESQSRMWENQVGRSESFWRWCHPLLKEHFGASVSSLSFDDVYGGANIVKPDFIRVEADESTYNMHIMIRFELERAILAGDLEVKDIPDAWNTKYRDYLGLEVPDDSKGCLQDIHWSMTSMGYFPTYTLGNLYCAQFFEKAVEEHPGMVEAFSKGEFGTLLSWLRSNIHEQGRKYRAADLCEVVTGKPLSAEPLLRHLESKLRPLYGV, from the coding sequence ATGAGTACTGCTACTTCGGTTCCCCCCTCAAAAACCTCTTATCCGATGTGCTACACCAAGCTGATTACCCTTGCTCGTGAAAACGATCTGATCGGCGGTAGCTTGAGCATGCTTGGTTGGGATCAAGAAGTGTTGATGCCAGAAGGTGGGCTTGCCTATCGCAGCGATCAGTTAGCGCTTCTTGCCAAAATTGAACATGAGATGGGTACAAGTAAAGAATTTGCTGACGCACTTGCGGAATGTGAGGCAGATAACGATCTGACTTCTGATCCAATGAGTGTTACCGCAGTCAATTTGCGGGAGTTTCGCTGGGCATTGGATCGAAGAACAAAGTTGCCCGCAGCATTAGTTCAAGAGGAAGCGAAGCTTAGTAGTGAAGGCATGCATACTTGGAAAAAGGCTCGTGCCAATAAGAACTTCTCTGAGTTTGCGCCGGTTTTATCCAAGATCATCGATATGTTGCGCCGCAAGGCAGCGTGTTATGGTTGGGCTGAGGGTGGTGAGCCTTGGGATGCACTGGCTGAGGATTATGAGCCAGGTTGTACCGCAGCATGGGTTGAGTCAGTGTTTACGCCATTGCGTAAACAGTTGCAGGGACTGTTGGATGACATCATGGGCTCAAGTCATGGGCCGAGTAATGCTTTTAACGAAGTCGCTATCCCTGTTTCAGAACAGAAGCTATTTGTTCACAAGGTGGCAGAGCAGTTCGGTTTCGATTTTTCACGAGGCCGGCTCGATGAGTCGACCCATCCATTTTGTAGTGGTTCTCATTGCAATGATATTCGTATGACAACCCGATTCCATGAAGCGAATGTGAATGATGCATTGGGGTCAACGATGCATGAGGTAGGACATGGCCTCTATGAGCAGGGACTTCTGACCAAGCATATTGGAACGCCAATGGGGCGAGCAGTCTCACTTGGCATTCATGAATCACAAAGCCGCATGTGGGAAAATCAGGTTGGTCGCAGTGAGTCTTTCTGGCGATGGTGCCATCCGTTACTGAAAGAGCATTTTGGTGCATCTGTATCATCATTGAGCTTTGATGATGTCTATGGTGGGGCGAACATTGTGAAGCCGGACTTCATTCGCGTTGAGGCTGATGAGTCGACTTACAACATGCACATCATGATTCGTTTTGAATTAGAAAGAGCAATTCTGGCCGGAGATCTTGAAGTCAAAGATATTCCAGATGCGTGGAACACGAAGTATCGTGATTACTTGGGGCTCGAAGTGCCGGATGATTCGAAGGGCTGTTTGCAGGATATCCATTGGTCAATGACATCAATGGGTTACTTCCCAACTTATACGCTCGGCAATCTCTACTGTGCCCAGTTCTTTGAGAAGGCAGTAGAGGAACATCCAGGCATGGTTGAAGCATTTTCTAAGGGTGAATTTGGCACACTACTCAGTTGGCTTCGCAGCAACATTCACGAGCAAGGGCGTAAGTACCGAGCTGCTGATCTGTGTGAGGTTGTTACTGGTAAGCCGCTCTCAGCAGAGCCGCTGCTCCGGCACCTAGAGAGTAAGTTGCGGCCCCTATACGGAGTCTGA